The Armatimonadota bacterium nucleotide sequence GGTATACTGGACCCAAGTCAACACAGCGCGGGAATCTCCCCGGGAAAGGAGGGTAAGGGGATGGTCAAGTACGAGGCCAAGAAGTTCCCTTCCTTCGAGGTGGAGCTGGACGGCATCAGCAAGCGTACCATGGAGGAACACTACAAGCTCTACCAGGGTTATGTGAACAAGGCCAACGAGATCCTGGAGAAGCTCGCGGCCCTGGACAAGGACCCCGCCAAGGCCAACCCCACCTACTCCGAGATCCGGGAGCTGAAGGTGGAGCTCACCCGGGCCATCGGAGGCGTGAAGAACCACGAGATCTACTTCGACCACCTGGGGGGGAGCGGGGGAAAGCCCCAGGGAGCCCTGCTGCAGCTCCTGGAGCGGGACTTCGGCTCCTTCGAAGAGTGGCAGAAGGACCTGAAGGCCACGGGGATCGCGGCCCGGGGTTGGGCGTGGCTCGCCTACGACTGGGATGTGGGGCGGCTCTTCAACTACATCGGAGACGAACAGAACACCTATCCCGTCTGGAACTGCACGCCGCTGGTGGCCCTGGACGTCTTCGAACACGCTTACTTCATCGACTTCGGGACCAACAAGGGCGCGTACATCGACGCCTTCTTCCGCAACTTGGACTGGGGAGCGGTGACCCGCCGGGCGGAGCGGTTCGGCATCTTCCGGCACGCGGGCGTGACAGGATCCTGAGGGCTTCAGGGCCCGGGGAAGGGGGGGCAACAAAGCCCCCCTGATTTCTTTCCTGAGCCGGCCAGGCAGGAATTTCTCCCGCCGCAAAGAATGTTCACCGCACCCACCGGAAGAGGGGGCGAGGGGGATGCGGGAACAGCGGCTCTGCTGCCCGTACTGCGAAACCGTGATGGAGCTCCGGTTCGAACCCCGGGCCCGGGAAGCCTCATGGTACGAGTGCCCCATCTGCGGGCATCGGGTGGAGCCTGAGGGTCTCCGTTCCCTGGACGATGAGATGCCCCCGCGCCGCTTCTCCTTCCAGTGAGGCCCCTCATGGCCCTCCCCCTCACCCGCCCCTGCCCCGTGTGCGGCGCGGAGATGGAGCTCGTGATCTCGGACGAGCTCCGTTCCGTGTACGTCTATGAGTGCACGGAGTGCGGCTTCCAGACCCGGGAGGTCGCGGAGGGCCTTGAGGAGTTCCCGGAAGAGGAGTGGGGGCCAGAAGAGCTGGAGGAGTCTGAAGACGAGGAGATCTAGGGAGATGAAGATCGTCTACACCGTGGTCCCCTCCGCCCTCGGGCGGATGCTCGTGGCCATCACCTCCCGAGGGGTGTGCGCGGTCATGTGGGGGCAGGAGACGGCGCTGGAGCGCCGTCTCCGCAAGAAGAGCCCAGGGGCGCAGCGGGAGGAGACGGATCCGGAGCTGGAGGTGTTCGCCTCGTCCCTGCAGGCCTACCTGGCCGGTACCTCGACGGCGCTGGATTTGCCCGTGGACCTCCGGGGAACCCCGTTCCAGCGGACCGTGTGGCGAGCCTTGCGGGACATCCCCCGGGGCGAGGTCCGGTCCTATGCGGATGTGGCCCGGGCCATCGGGCGTCCCGACGCGGCCCGGGCCGTGGGACGGGCATGCGCGGCCAACCCCGTGGCCGTCCTCGTCCCCTGCCACCGGGTGGTCCGCAGCGACGGCGGGTTAGGCGGGTACGGATGGGGGGTGCACCGGAAGCGGGCGCTGCTGGAGCTGGAAGGAGCGCTCAGGGGGAATCCCTCACTCCGAGAAGACCACTTCCCCGCCCAGGACCGTCATGCGAACACGGGCTTCCCGTAAGGTCTCCGGCTGCCGGAGCACGTCCCGATCCACCGCCACGAAGTCGGCCACCTTTCCCACCTCGAGACTCCCCTTGAGGTGCTCCTCCCCCGCGGCGTACGCGGGGCCCAGGGTGTAGGCCCGGAGGGCTTCCCGGACGGAAAGGGCCTCTTCCGGCCCCGGAAGCTCACGGCCGTCTTCCGGGTGGCGGCGGAAGACGGCCACGTACATTCCCCGCAGCACGTCCGGGACCTCCACGGGTGCATCGGACCCGAAGGCGAGCACGGCTCCGCTACGCAGCAGGGACCGCCATGCATAGGCATATCCGGAGCGGGGGCCCCAGTACCGGCGCGCGATCGCCTCATCGCTCGCGCAGTGGATGGGCTGCATGGAGGCGACCAACCGGAGCTGCCCGAACCGGGGCAGGTCCGTCGGATGGACCAGCTGCGCGTGCTCCACCCGATGCCGAAGCCCGTATTGGCGGCTGGCATCCTGAGCGGCTTCGAAGGCATCCAGTGTCCAGCGGTTCGCGCGGTCGCCGATGGCGTGCACCGCGCAGGACCATCCGGCCCGGGCGGCCCGGGTCACCAACTCCACGAGTTCCTCCCGTTCATACGCGGGGATTCCCATGTTCTGCTGGCCTTCGTAGGGTTCCAGCATGGCCGCGGTCTGGGAGCCGAGGGTCCCGTCCGCGAAGATCTTCACGAAGCCCA carries:
- a CDS encoding Fe-Mn family superoxide dismutase produces the protein MARIALHVVCKVCGHLFDTRIRTDPASFRKGTFAANYHTCPHCGATETYRKAEYVPRDVPSGTPAGRPGGEGGILDPSQHSAGISPGKEGKGMVKYEAKKFPSFEVELDGISKRTMEEHYKLYQGYVNKANEILEKLAALDKDPAKANPTYSEIRELKVELTRAIGGVKNHEIYFDHLGGSGGKPQGALLQLLERDFGSFEEWQKDLKATGIAARGWAWLAYDWDVGRLFNYIGDEQNTYPVWNCTPLVALDVFEHAYFIDFGTNKGAYIDAFFRNLDWGAVTRRAERFGIFRHAGVTGS
- a CDS encoding methylated-DNA--[protein]-cysteine S-methyltransferase, encoding MKIVYTVVPSALGRMLVAITSRGVCAVMWGQETALERRLRKKSPGAQREETDPELEVFASSLQAYLAGTSTALDLPVDLRGTPFQRTVWRALRDIPRGEVRSYADVARAIGRPDAARAVGRACAANPVAVLVPCHRVVRSDGGLGGYGWGVHRKRALLELEGALRGNPSLREDHFPAQDRHANTGFP